One Carassius auratus strain Wakin chromosome 4, ASM336829v1, whole genome shotgun sequence DNA segment encodes these proteins:
- the LOC113064073 gene encoding high mobility group protein HMGI-C-like, which translates to MSARGEEAAGEASGSQEQTEPEPAPAEPKKRGPGRPRKPQQEPTGEPVPKRPRGRPKGSKNKGPSKAAQKKAETTGEKRPRGRPRKWPQQVVQEKPAQEEEEEEAEQEED; encoded by the exons ATGAGCGCGCGCGGTGAGGAAGCCGCCGGCGAAGCTTCAGGATCGCAGGAGCAAACCGAGCCCGAGCCTGCCCCTGCCGAGCCAAAGAAGAGGGGACCGGGTAGACCCAGGAAGCCGCAACAG GAACCCACAGGAGAGCCTGTCCCCAAACGACCGAGGGGACGCCCCAAAGGAAGCAAGAACAAGGGCCCATCCAAAGCAGCGCAGAAG AAAGCTGAGACCACAGGGGAGAAAAGACCTAGAGGGAGACCCAGGAAATGG cCACAGCAAGTGGTCCAGGAAAAGCCCGCTCAG gaagaagaagaggaggaggcgGAGCAAGAAGAGGACTAA